The following are from one region of the Natronosporangium hydrolyticum genome:
- a CDS encoding bifunctional DNA primase/polymerase, giving the protein MELLTAALAAADRGWRVFPLRPDDKRPAIRDWEPRATLDPSRIQRCWTTGPYGVGIACGPSRLVVLDLDTPKPDQTPPPAWAREGIHNGADVLAALAEQHQQPLPVDTYTVTTGRGGTHLYYQHPAGQQLRNTARQLGWLVDTRAHGGYVVAAGSTVAGRPYLETWLSDPAPLPAWLAELLTPAPPPPVRPVVVDLPTNRRGAYLATAIARQVDHVTTAPEGQRNQALYRSAVALGQLVAGGELTQPDVTAALTGAGQAAGLGARETARTIASGLRAGHHRPRSVAA; this is encoded by the coding sequence ATGGAGCTGCTGACCGCGGCCCTGGCCGCCGCCGACCGCGGCTGGCGAGTGTTCCCGCTACGCCCCGACGACAAGCGACCCGCCATCCGCGACTGGGAACCCCGGGCAACCCTCGACCCCTCCCGCATCCAACGCTGCTGGACCACCGGCCCCTACGGCGTCGGGATCGCCTGCGGCCCTTCCCGGCTGGTCGTGCTCGACCTCGACACCCCCAAGCCCGACCAGACACCCCCACCAGCGTGGGCACGCGAAGGTATCCACAACGGCGCCGACGTGCTCGCCGCCCTGGCCGAACAGCACCAGCAGCCGCTACCGGTCGACACCTACACCGTCACCACCGGACGCGGCGGTACCCACCTCTACTACCAACACCCCGCCGGGCAGCAGCTACGCAACACCGCCCGCCAGCTCGGTTGGCTGGTCGACACCCGCGCACACGGCGGCTACGTCGTGGCCGCGGGCAGCACCGTCGCCGGCCGCCCCTACCTCGAAACGTGGCTATCCGACCCCGCCCCACTGCCGGCATGGCTGGCCGAACTACTCACCCCCGCCCCGCCGCCACCAGTCCGCCCGGTCGTGGTCGACCTGCCCACCAACCGCCGCGGTGCCTACCTCGCCACCGCCATCGCCCGCCAGGTCGACCACGTCACCACCGCACCCGAAGGCCAACGCAACCAAGCCCTCTACCGCTCCGCGGTGGCACTCGGCCAGCTGGTCGCCGGTGGGGAACTCACCCAACCGGACGTGACCGCCGCCCTCACCGGCGCCGGGCAAGCCGCCGGGCTCGGCGCCCGGGAAACCGCCCGCACCATCGCATCTGGCCTACGCGCCGGCCACCACCGCCCCAGGAGCGTCGCGGCATGA